The region TAATTGATAATAAGAACAACGTGCTTGCCGTTGGTACCACTACGGTGCGCACTTTGGAGAGTCTTTACTGGATCGGGGTACAAATTCTGAATAACAAACCAAATCAGGAACATTTCTTTAATGTCGAGCAGTGGGAGCCATATAAAGAGGTTGGCAGCAGTACAACACAAGAGGCATTAAAGGCCATATTGGAATATATGGACCGTTTCAGGCTTGATTACATTACAGGTAATACCAGAATTATTATTGTACCCGGTTATGAGCATCGTGTGGTAGACTTACTGTTGACCAATTTTCATCAGCCAAAGAGTACGCTTTTATTACTGCTGGCCTCATTTATAGGTGATGAATGGCAAAAAATGTATCAGCATGCACTTAATAATAATTACCGGTTTTTGAGTTATGGCGACAGCTGCCTGATTAAGCTGTAGGTCAAATAATTATCAGGATGAAGTGCGAATTACCTTTATGTTTTAGTTTTATGTGTTGTTATTTTTTCAAAACAGGTGATTTTGCCTTGTTTATATAAATAAAGAGTTGTATTTTCACCCTATACCAATTGAAATAGTTAAGACTTATTACTGTTTATGATTCGTAAAAAGACAAAGAGCAAGTCGTTAACTGCTATCTCTTTTAGAAATAATTTGATAGTTAGTATCTCAATTGGTTTTACTGTAGCGGCCATATTTATATTTTTTGAAGTCAGAGAGTTCAATAAAGATGCAGAAAAGGCCCGTGAAGAGGGCTTGGAAAGCAAAAAAGAATTGGTAAAGGCAGAGGTAGAAAAGGTAATAGATTACATTCATTTCACAAGGCTTTTTATGGAGAAACGAATGCGCAATAACCTCAAAGAGCGCACCTACGAAGCCTGGAGTATAATCAATAATATTTATAATAAGAACCATGAAACCCATACAAAACGGGAAATTCTCCATTTGATAAAGCAAGCTTTGAGGCCTGTCCGGTTTAATAATGGACGGGGATATTATTTTTTAGTGAATCTAAACGGTGTTGAAGAATTATATCCTGTAAGGCCTGAATTTGAGGGTGAAAACCTTTTAGATTTGCAGGATGCCAGAGGTAATTATGTAATAAAGGATGAAATAAAAATAGCAAAAGAAAAGGGTGAAGGCTTTGTGAAAGGTTATTGGCGTAAACCTTATGCCGATAGTACAAAAATGTTTGCTAAAACCTCATTTATCAAAGTTTTTAAACCATTGGGTATTTATGTCGGCTGTGGTGACTATCTGATAGATGTTCGTAAAGATATTCAGGATGATATAAAAATGCGGATAAAGCGTACAAGGTTTGGCGAATACGGCTATGTATTTGTGAATACCTATACCGGTGTGGCTGTGGTAATCGATTCTAAAAAATATAGCGAAGGTGATACTATTTGGGAACTAACCGATTCCTATGGTGTAAAAGTAATTCAGGAGGAATGGAAGGCGGTGAATAAACCCGGAGGTGGTTTTATCCGCTACCATTGGCTTAAGCCGGGTACAGATAAAATTGCGCCAAAAATTTCGTTCATAAAAGGAGTAGATGAGTGGCAATGGATGATTGGTGCAGGTGTATATATTGATGTAATTGAAGAAAATATTGCCAGAGAACGCGAGCTGCTTTACAAAAGAATGATAAGAAAAGGTGGATTAGGTTTGTTACTGATTCTTATTGTCTTGGTTCTGATTTTTTATATGGCTCAACGCAATGCCAGAATAATTCATTCAAACCTTGAAACATTTATTTCTAAGTTGAGAATTGCAGTGAAAAGCGGTAAAAAAATGAATGCTGATGACTATTCACTTGTTGACCTTCAGAATATACTGCCTCCAATCAATGAAATTATAGTGCATAAAACAGAGGCTGAAGCAAAATTGAAAGAAAGTGAAATACGATTCCGCACTATTTTCGAGAATGTACCCGTGATGTTGTTAGTGTTTGATAATGATTTGAATATTAAGTTTTGTAATAAGGAATTTAACAGAGAGTTTGATATTAAAGACCATACAAAACTTCTCAAAAGATCGCTATTGCGATATTTGCCTAATAATAAAACCAATAAAGATTTTATTACTGCATTGCCTAAATGCGATGGTAATTTTCGTGAAATTAATATTAAAACAGCACAAGGTGACAAGTGGCATAACTGGGCCTGTTTTAATACACCTGTTAATGAGACTATTTTAGCCGGATTCGACATTACGCCAATTTATCAGAACCAAAAACGCCTTGCAGAATCAAATGCCACAAAAGATAAGATACTTTCCGTAGTATCTCACGATTTACATGGTCCGTTTAATACCATTATCGGGTTCTCAAAGATTCTCTTATCAAATGAGGGTAAACTAAGTAAAGACAAACGCGACAGGTATTTACAGCATATTCACAACTCATCGAAATCGATGCATACAATGCTAACCAACCTGCTTAGCTGGGCCCGGGCACAATCCGGAAAAATAAAACTTTACTTTACGGTGGTTGAATTGTATTTGTTGACAAGTGAGGTGGTTAAAACACTTTCACCTCTGGCAGCACAGAAAAAAATTAAACTTATCAATGAAATTGAAACCGGATTGACGCTTACCAGCGACATTTCTTTGTTGCGCATTATTGTACAAAACCTGGTAGCTAATGGAATTAAATTTACAAAGCCAGGGGGGCGTGTGGAAGTTAGCGCCCGCCGTTCTGCCGGCAATAAAATAGAAATTATAGTAACCGACTCTGGTGTTGGCATGTCTGCTGATATGGTAGAAAAAATAAATAGTGGTGAAAAGGTGGAGTCTTCACCTGGCACAAACAAAGAGTCGGGTACGGGGCTTGGTTTATTAATTTGCCAGGAATTTATTACTTATTTAGATGGCACACTAAAAGTAAAGAGCCACCCCAACGAGGGCAGCTCTTTTGTAGTGAGTTTGCCTGCTCATAAAGAGTTGAGACAAGAACTTTAAGCGTATTATTTCTATTTAAAATGTATATTTGGCGCCCAGCGTAGGAAATAGTTCAAGCTTTTTTGATCCGGGAATGAAATTATGCGATATTTCTATCTCACCGCCGGCAGATAACCACGGTGCAATGTTATACCAAATTTGTGGCTCTGTAATGATAACCAGTTTTTTGCCATCAGGTTGTGCCGGGGCGTTGTAATCATCCTGTGTCCAGATGTCAAAAAATCCGGTAAGCGATATCTTGTTGTCTGCAAGATTTTTGAACCAGGTAAATGTCCACTGAAAATCAGGGCCCTCTTCTGGCTTATGGCCGAATCGGTATCCTGCATAAGTGCTAAAACCAATACTTGCAAATGAAAACGCTGCCGAAGGACCTACAATGCCAATATGCTCAAGCGGGCTACCAAAATTACTATTGTCAATATTGTGTATCAGTCCTCCATTGTACTCTGCATGGAGCGCAACCGGAAAATCCCAAAATTTAAGATCACGCATAAATTCCACATATGCCAAAGCAGGTTCGCTATGCGGTCCGCTGAAATCTATATCTATGAACCAGAATGTGGAGCCTACGCTGTCTGGTTTAAACATTTCGAATGTAGCGGTCATGTAATTGCGTCCTTTGATGTTTT is a window of Salinivirga cyanobacteriivorans DNA encoding:
- a CDS encoding cache domain-containing protein, whose protein sequence is MIRKKTKSKSLTAISFRNNLIVSISIGFTVAAIFIFFEVREFNKDAEKAREEGLESKKELVKAEVEKVIDYIHFTRLFMEKRMRNNLKERTYEAWSIINNIYNKNHETHTKREILHLIKQALRPVRFNNGRGYYFLVNLNGVEELYPVRPEFEGENLLDLQDARGNYVIKDEIKIAKEKGEGFVKGYWRKPYADSTKMFAKTSFIKVFKPLGIYVGCGDYLIDVRKDIQDDIKMRIKRTRFGEYGYVFVNTYTGVAVVIDSKKYSEGDTIWELTDSYGVKVIQEEWKAVNKPGGGFIRYHWLKPGTDKIAPKISFIKGVDEWQWMIGAGVYIDVIEENIARERELLYKRMIRKGGLGLLLILIVLVLIFYMAQRNARIIHSNLETFISKLRIAVKSGKKMNADDYSLVDLQNILPPINEIIVHKTEAEAKLKESEIRFRTIFENVPVMLLVFDNDLNIKFCNKEFNREFDIKDHTKLLKRSLLRYLPNNKTNKDFITALPKCDGNFREINIKTAQGDKWHNWACFNTPVNETILAGFDITPIYQNQKRLAESNATKDKILSVVSHDLHGPFNTIIGFSKILLSNEGKLSKDKRDRYLQHIHNSSKSMHTMLTNLLSWARAQSGKIKLYFTVVELYLLTSEVVKTLSPLAAQKKIKLINEIETGLTLTSDISLLRIIVQNLVANGIKFTKPGGRVEVSARRSAGNKIEIIVTDSGVGMSADMVEKINSGEKVESSPGTNKESGTGLGLLICQEFITYLDGTLKVKSHPNEGSSFVVSLPAHKELRQEL
- a CDS encoding DUF5020 family protein, with translation MKKILLLSVSLFSIAVLSGQNLQLHYDFTDANSENIKGRNYMTATFEMFKPDSVGSTFWFIDIDFSGPHSEPALAYVEFMRDLKFWDFPVALHAEYNGGLIHNIDNSNFGSPLEHIGIVGPSAAFSFASIGFSTYAGYRFGHKPEEGPDFQWTFTWFKNLADNKISLTGFFDIWTQDDYNAPAQPDGKKLVIITEPQIWYNIAPWLSAGGEIEISHNFIPGSKKLELFPTLGAKYTF